In Puntigrus tetrazona isolate hp1 chromosome 18, ASM1883169v1, whole genome shotgun sequence, one genomic interval encodes:
- the c2cd5 gene encoding C2 domain-containing protein 5 isoform X3, translated as MPGKLKAKIVAGRHLPVMDRASDLTDAFVEVKFGNTTFKTDVYPKSLNPQWNSEWFKFEVDDEDLQDEPLQITVLDHDTYSANDAIGKVYIDIDPLLCSEAATVISGWLPIYDTIHGIRGEINVLVKVDLFNDLNRFRQSSCGVKFFCTTSIPRCYRAVMVHGFVEELVVNEDPEYQWIDRIRTPRASNEARQRLIFLMSGELQRKIGLKVLEMGGNAVVGYLQCFDLEGESGLVVRAIGTGCTLEKISTLPATATHPSNSSPSKDMKDSPQAAPSTLGCRSTHSSPVHSASSRLSQGFSVSVPTLLFAGMKPRHRSSEAPRARQCRPGFGEEAPGVPLSSGPPNPLRAQTFSSFSPSKSYSRQSSSSDTELSLTPKTVGIFLCPSTPALESESSPLPSAHLPRHLRPGMASRSTTPPPLHVSQSDTAMLRKSVSFSEELLLAASGMGSGGSAGKEAGPLKALLRQQTQSALEQREYPFFTLTAFPPGFLLHVGGVVSARSVKLLDRIHNPDEPETRDAWWEEIRQEIKSHAKALGCHAVVGYSESTSICEEVCILSASGTAAILSSRFMQDGPLDTEHRLSRQPLCVFSTGSERVEGDMGSSASLGFEEVVSPGCGFCHIPYDELNIPFPAQLTYCYCCRRYKVPDVLFTTIDLPNEANVTGKGCLIQARLCRTKKKAQGEGNATSISNLLPFLEYELHTQLMNKLKLRGMNALFGLRIQISVGETMLLGLASATGVYLTALPSPGGIQIAGKTPSDITYEQHISNMQKKINDTITKNKELYEINPPEVVEEIIGSPIPEPRQRSRLFRSHSESSDEVSELDLSHGKKDAFVLEIDDTDAVEDIHALLTDSPTPAGFYSCNTEIMPGIQNWTSAIQMFTSVRVFRLNNANLTNQGLNKIFSDLCENLLKSLYFKLRSMVPCCLCHLNFTVAIPEDELIQVAVTAVAMSFDKEQPLENGRQSGEKTLIKAITENDEQLQFNLELNAETTSPNPLSSPKGLSEVGSHPSARAPSVDYSSFADRCSSWIEQLKLKAHTIRRGSVKTTSSLEKASPLPEGRSRSLRSNRSYSGSSVAVVKMTPLSFIPGAKIIKYLGIINMFFIRETTSLREEGGVSGFLHTFIAEVFAMVRAHVAALGGNAVVSYSMKECVFMENPNKNQAQCLINVSGDAVIFVRESELESTSVQPQSATTNTSNGGEGT; from the exons ATGCCTGGGAAGTTAAAGGCGAAGATTGTTGCCGGGCGGCACTTGCCCGTCATGGATCGTGCCAGCGATCTCACAGACGCCTTTGTGGAG GTCAAGTTTGGAAACACAACGTTTAAAACGGACGTGTACCCCAAATCCCTGAATCCTCAGTGGAATTCGGAGTGGTTCAAATTTGAG GTGGATGATGAGGATTTGCAAGATGAGCCGTTGCAGATAACCGTTCTTGACCACGACACATACAGTGCTAATGATGCCATAGGAAAGGTGTACATCGACATTGATCCACTGCTCTGCAGTGAAGCTGCTACCGTCATCTCTGGCTGGCTCCCTATCTACGACACCATTCACG GTATACGAGGGGAAATcaatgtgctggtgaaagtggATCTCTTCAATGACCTGAACCGCTTTAGACAGTCTTCATGTGGGGTTAAATTCTTCTGTA caacCTCCATTCCCAGATGTTACCGGGCCGTTATGGTACATGGCTTTGTGGAAGAGCTTGTGGTAAACGAGGATCCAGAATACCAGTGGATCGACCGTATCAGAACCCCTCGAGCTTCAAATGAGGCCAGACAGAGACTCATCTTTCTCATGTCAG GTGAATTGCAGAGGAAGATAGGTCTGAAGGTGCTGGAGATGGGAGGGAATGCAGTAGTGGGGTACCTACAGTGTTTTGACCTAGAAGGAGAATCAGGCCTTGTGGTTCGTGCCATCGGGACAGGCTGCACACTTGAGAAAATCAGCACACTCCCTGCCACAGCCACACACCCCAGCAACTCCTCTCCTTCAAAAGACATGAAAGA CTCTCCGCAGGCTGCTCCGTCCACTCTCGGATGTCGTTCCACACACAGCAGTCCAGTTCACAGTGCGAGCAGTCGTCTTTCTCAGGGCTTCTCCGTTTCCGTGCCAACACTGCTGTTCGCCGGTATGAAACCCAGACACAGGAGCTCAGAAGCCCCCAGAGCCAGGCAGTGTAG GCCAGGGTTTGGGGAGGAGGCCCCAGGCGTCCCGTTATCCTCAGGACCCCCCAACCCTCTGAGAGCACAAACCTTCTCCTCCTTCTCCCCCTCCAAGTCCTACAGTCGCCAGTCCTCCTCCTCTGACACCGAACTCAGCCTAACCCCCAAAACCG TGGGGATTTTTCTGTGTCCCAGTACTCCCGCCCTTGAATCTGAATCATCTCCCCTCCCCTCTGCCCATCTGCCCCGTCACTTACGGCCAGGGATGGCCTCCAGGAGTACAACTCCTCCCCCACTCcatgtcagccaatcagacacAGCCATGCTGAGAAAGAGCGTGTCTTTCAGTGAGGAACTGCTGCTGGCGGCCTCTG GAATGGGAAGTGGTGGCAGTGCAGGGAAGGAGGCGGGCCCTCTTAAAGCTCTTCTGAGGCAGCAGACCCAATCAGCACTGGAGCAGAGA gaatACCCTTTCTTCACGTTGACCGCCTTCCCTCCCGGATTTCTCCTTCATGTGGGAGGCGTGGTCAGTGCGCGCTCAGTAAAGCTTCTGGATCGAATACACAACCCAG aTGAGCCGGAGACACGCGATGCATGGTGGGAGGAGATTCGTCAGGAAATAAAGTCTCATGCCAAAGCTCTCGGCTGCCACGCTGTGGTGGGGTACAGCGAGTCCACCAGCATCTG TGAGGAGGTGTGTATTCTGTCAGCTTCAGGCACCGCGGCAATCCTTAGCTCCCGGTTCATGCAGGACGGCCCGCTGGACACCGAACACAGGTTGTCACGGCAACCGCTTTGTGTCTTTTCTACAGGGTCAGAGAGGGTCGAGGGGGATATGGGTAGTTCAGCCTCGCTAGG ATTTGAGGAGGTCGTGTCCCCTGGCTGCGGGTTTTGTCACATACCATACGATGAGTTGAATATACCATTTCCTGCTCAACTCACCTATTGCTACTGTTGTCGCCGCTACAAAGTGCCCGATGTCCTCTTCACCACGATTGACTTGCCTAATGAAGCCAACGTCACCGGGAAGGGCTGCCTGATTCAGGCCAG GCTGTGCCGGACTAAAAAGAAGGCGCAAGGAGAAGGGAACGCCACATCGATTAGCAATCTTCTGCCATTTTTAGAGTACGAACTCCACACGCAGCTGATGAACAAACTGAAGCTACGAGGCATGAATGCTTTGTTTGGTCTGCGTATCCAAATAAGTGTTGGAGAGACCATGCTGCTAGGATTAGCG TCTGCAACAGGAGTTTATCTGACAGCTTTGCCCAGTCCTGGAGGAATCCAGATTGCAGGAAAAACTCCCAGTGACATCACATACGAGCAGCATATCTCTAATATGCAGAAGAAAATCAATGACACCATCACTAAAAACAAAGAACTGTACGAAATCAACCCTCCT GAGGTTGTCGAAGAGATCATTGGTTCGCCGATCCCTGAGCCCCGTCAGAGGTCTCGCCTCTTTCGTTCTCATTCAGAGAGTTCAGATGAGGTTTCAGAACTAGACCTATCCCATGGGAAAAAGGATGCCTTTGTATTGGAG attgATGACACTGATGCTGTGGAAGATATACATGCCCTTCTGACGGATTCCCCCACCCCAGCAG GATTCTACAGCTGCAACACTGAAATAATGCCTGGGATTCAGAACTGGACTTCAGCTATACAG ATGTTTACCTCTGTGAGGGTCTTCCGCCTTAACAACGCCAACTTAACCAATCAGGGACTGAATAAAATTTTCAGTGACCTCTGTGAGAATCTGCTGAAG AGTTTGTACTTCAAACTACGGTCAATGGTCCCCTGTTGTCTTTGTCACTTGAACTTCACCGTAGCCATACCTGAAGATGAGCTCATTCAG GTGGCGGTGACAGCTGTGGCAATGAGCTTTGACAAAGAGCAACCTTTGGAGAATGGCAGACAAAGTGGGGAAAAGACACTGATAAAGG CCATAACAGAAAATGATGAGCAGCTTCAGTTCAATCTGGAGCTCAATGCTGAAACTACTTCTCCCAATCCTCTCAGTTCCCCCAAAG gtCTATCAGAGGTTGGCAGCCATCCGTCAGCCAGAG cccCCTCAGTTGATTACAGTTCCTTTGCAGACAGATGCAGCTCCTGGATAGAGCAGCTTAAACTGAAAGCTCACACCATAAGACGCGGATCGGTTAAAACAA CATCATCTCTGGAGAAGGCCAGCCCGTTGCCTGAAGGTCGCTCTCGTTCTCTTCGTTCAAATCGTTCCTACTCAGGCAGTTCTGTCGCAGTCGTCAAAATGACCCCACTCTCTTTCATTCCTGGAGCAAAGATCATCAAATACCTAGGCATCATCAACATGTTCTTCATTAGAGAGACCACCTCACTCAGAGAG GAGGGAGGTGTGAGTGGGTTTCTGCATACGTTTATTGCTGAAGTGTTTGCGATGGTTCGTGCCCACGTCGCTGCTCTTGGAGGAAATGCTGTCGTCTCCTACAGCATGAAggagtgtgtgttcatggaGAACCCCAACAAGaaccag gcgCAGTGCCTAATCAATGTCAGTGGGGatgctgttatttttgtcaGAGAATCTGAACTCGAGTCGACTTCAGTACAGCCACAGTCAGCCACCACAAACACCTCCAACGGCGGGGAAGGAACGTGA
- the c2cd5 gene encoding C2 domain-containing protein 5 isoform X16 yields MPGKLKAKIVAGRHLPVMDRASDLTDAFVEVKFGNTTFKTDVYPKSLNPQWNSEWFKFEVDDEDLQDEPLQITVLDHDTYSANDAIGKVYIDIDPLLCSEAATVISGWLPIYDTIHGIRGEINVLVKVDLFNDLNRFRQSSCGVKFFCTTSIPRCYRAVMVHGFVEELVVNEDPEYQWIDRIRTPRASNEARQRLIFLMSGELQRKIGLKVLEMGGNAVVGYLQCFDLEGESGLVVRAIGTGCTLEKISTLPATATHPSNSSPSKDMKEPGFGEEAPGVPLSSGPPNPLRAQTFSSFSPSKSYSRQSSSSDTELSLTPKTVGIFLCPSTPALESESSPLPSAHLPRHLRPGMASRSTTPPPLHVSQSDTAMLRKSVSFSEELLLAASGMGSGGSAGKEAGPLKALLRQQTQSALEQREYPFFTLTAFPPGFLLHVGGVVSARSVKLLDRIHNPDEPETRDAWWEEIRQEIKSHAKALGCHAVVGYSESTSICEEVCILSASGTAAILSSRFMQDGPLDTEHRFEEVVSPGCGFCHIPYDELNIPFPAQLTYCYCCRRYKVPDVLFTTIDLPNEANVTGKGCLIQARLCRTKKKAQGEGNATSISNLLPFLEYELHTQLMNKLKLRGMNALFGLRIQISVGETMLLGLASATGVYLTALPSPGGIQIAGKTPSDITYEQHISNMQKKINDTITKNKELYEINPPEVVEEIIGSPIPEPRQRSRLFRSHSESSDEVSELDLSHGKKDAFVLEIDDTDAVEDIHALLTDSPTPAGFYSCNTEIMPGIQNWTSAIQMFTSVRVFRLNNANLTNQGLNKIFSDLCENLLKSLYFKLRSMVPCCLCHLNFTVAIPEDELIQVAVTAVAMSFDKEQPLENGRQSGEKTLIKAITENDEQLQFNLELNAETTSPNPLSSPKGLSEVGSHPSARAPSVDYSSFADRCSSWIEQLKLKAHTIRRGSVKTTSSLEKASPLPEGRSRSLRSNRSYSGSSVAVVKMTPLSFIPGAKIIKYLGIINMFFIRETTSLREEGGVSGFLHTFIAEVFAMVRAHVAALGGNAVVSYSMKECVFMENPNKNQAQCLINVSGDAVIFVRESELESTSVQPQSATTNTSNGGEGT; encoded by the exons ATGCCTGGGAAGTTAAAGGCGAAGATTGTTGCCGGGCGGCACTTGCCCGTCATGGATCGTGCCAGCGATCTCACAGACGCCTTTGTGGAG GTCAAGTTTGGAAACACAACGTTTAAAACGGACGTGTACCCCAAATCCCTGAATCCTCAGTGGAATTCGGAGTGGTTCAAATTTGAG GTGGATGATGAGGATTTGCAAGATGAGCCGTTGCAGATAACCGTTCTTGACCACGACACATACAGTGCTAATGATGCCATAGGAAAGGTGTACATCGACATTGATCCACTGCTCTGCAGTGAAGCTGCTACCGTCATCTCTGGCTGGCTCCCTATCTACGACACCATTCACG GTATACGAGGGGAAATcaatgtgctggtgaaagtggATCTCTTCAATGACCTGAACCGCTTTAGACAGTCTTCATGTGGGGTTAAATTCTTCTGTA caacCTCCATTCCCAGATGTTACCGGGCCGTTATGGTACATGGCTTTGTGGAAGAGCTTGTGGTAAACGAGGATCCAGAATACCAGTGGATCGACCGTATCAGAACCCCTCGAGCTTCAAATGAGGCCAGACAGAGACTCATCTTTCTCATGTCAG GTGAATTGCAGAGGAAGATAGGTCTGAAGGTGCTGGAGATGGGAGGGAATGCAGTAGTGGGGTACCTACAGTGTTTTGACCTAGAAGGAGAATCAGGCCTTGTGGTTCGTGCCATCGGGACAGGCTGCACACTTGAGAAAATCAGCACACTCCCTGCCACAGCCACACACCCCAGCAACTCCTCTCCTTCAAAAGACATGAAAGA GCCAGGGTTTGGGGAGGAGGCCCCAGGCGTCCCGTTATCCTCAGGACCCCCCAACCCTCTGAGAGCACAAACCTTCTCCTCCTTCTCCCCCTCCAAGTCCTACAGTCGCCAGTCCTCCTCCTCTGACACCGAACTCAGCCTAACCCCCAAAACCG TGGGGATTTTTCTGTGTCCCAGTACTCCCGCCCTTGAATCTGAATCATCTCCCCTCCCCTCTGCCCATCTGCCCCGTCACTTACGGCCAGGGATGGCCTCCAGGAGTACAACTCCTCCCCCACTCcatgtcagccaatcagacacAGCCATGCTGAGAAAGAGCGTGTCTTTCAGTGAGGAACTGCTGCTGGCGGCCTCTG GAATGGGAAGTGGTGGCAGTGCAGGGAAGGAGGCGGGCCCTCTTAAAGCTCTTCTGAGGCAGCAGACCCAATCAGCACTGGAGCAGAGA gaatACCCTTTCTTCACGTTGACCGCCTTCCCTCCCGGATTTCTCCTTCATGTGGGAGGCGTGGTCAGTGCGCGCTCAGTAAAGCTTCTGGATCGAATACACAACCCAG aTGAGCCGGAGACACGCGATGCATGGTGGGAGGAGATTCGTCAGGAAATAAAGTCTCATGCCAAAGCTCTCGGCTGCCACGCTGTGGTGGGGTACAGCGAGTCCACCAGCATCTG TGAGGAGGTGTGTATTCTGTCAGCTTCAGGCACCGCGGCAATCCTTAGCTCCCGGTTCATGCAGGACGGCCCGCTGGACACCGAACACAG ATTTGAGGAGGTCGTGTCCCCTGGCTGCGGGTTTTGTCACATACCATACGATGAGTTGAATATACCATTTCCTGCTCAACTCACCTATTGCTACTGTTGTCGCCGCTACAAAGTGCCCGATGTCCTCTTCACCACGATTGACTTGCCTAATGAAGCCAACGTCACCGGGAAGGGCTGCCTGATTCAGGCCAG GCTGTGCCGGACTAAAAAGAAGGCGCAAGGAGAAGGGAACGCCACATCGATTAGCAATCTTCTGCCATTTTTAGAGTACGAACTCCACACGCAGCTGATGAACAAACTGAAGCTACGAGGCATGAATGCTTTGTTTGGTCTGCGTATCCAAATAAGTGTTGGAGAGACCATGCTGCTAGGATTAGCG TCTGCAACAGGAGTTTATCTGACAGCTTTGCCCAGTCCTGGAGGAATCCAGATTGCAGGAAAAACTCCCAGTGACATCACATACGAGCAGCATATCTCTAATATGCAGAAGAAAATCAATGACACCATCACTAAAAACAAAGAACTGTACGAAATCAACCCTCCT GAGGTTGTCGAAGAGATCATTGGTTCGCCGATCCCTGAGCCCCGTCAGAGGTCTCGCCTCTTTCGTTCTCATTCAGAGAGTTCAGATGAGGTTTCAGAACTAGACCTATCCCATGGGAAAAAGGATGCCTTTGTATTGGAG attgATGACACTGATGCTGTGGAAGATATACATGCCCTTCTGACGGATTCCCCCACCCCAGCAG GATTCTACAGCTGCAACACTGAAATAATGCCTGGGATTCAGAACTGGACTTCAGCTATACAG ATGTTTACCTCTGTGAGGGTCTTCCGCCTTAACAACGCCAACTTAACCAATCAGGGACTGAATAAAATTTTCAGTGACCTCTGTGAGAATCTGCTGAAG AGTTTGTACTTCAAACTACGGTCAATGGTCCCCTGTTGTCTTTGTCACTTGAACTTCACCGTAGCCATACCTGAAGATGAGCTCATTCAG GTGGCGGTGACAGCTGTGGCAATGAGCTTTGACAAAGAGCAACCTTTGGAGAATGGCAGACAAAGTGGGGAAAAGACACTGATAAAGG CCATAACAGAAAATGATGAGCAGCTTCAGTTCAATCTGGAGCTCAATGCTGAAACTACTTCTCCCAATCCTCTCAGTTCCCCCAAAG gtCTATCAGAGGTTGGCAGCCATCCGTCAGCCAGAG cccCCTCAGTTGATTACAGTTCCTTTGCAGACAGATGCAGCTCCTGGATAGAGCAGCTTAAACTGAAAGCTCACACCATAAGACGCGGATCGGTTAAAACAA CATCATCTCTGGAGAAGGCCAGCCCGTTGCCTGAAGGTCGCTCTCGTTCTCTTCGTTCAAATCGTTCCTACTCAGGCAGTTCTGTCGCAGTCGTCAAAATGACCCCACTCTCTTTCATTCCTGGAGCAAAGATCATCAAATACCTAGGCATCATCAACATGTTCTTCATTAGAGAGACCACCTCACTCAGAGAG GAGGGAGGTGTGAGTGGGTTTCTGCATACGTTTATTGCTGAAGTGTTTGCGATGGTTCGTGCCCACGTCGCTGCTCTTGGAGGAAATGCTGTCGTCTCCTACAGCATGAAggagtgtgtgttcatggaGAACCCCAACAAGaaccag gcgCAGTGCCTAATCAATGTCAGTGGGGatgctgttatttttgtcaGAGAATCTGAACTCGAGTCGACTTCAGTACAGCCACAGTCAGCCACCACAAACACCTCCAACGGCGGGGAAGGAACGTGA
- the c2cd5 gene encoding C2 domain-containing protein 5 isoform X11, whose product MPGKLKAKIVAGRHLPVMDRASDLTDAFVEVKFGNTTFKTDVYPKSLNPQWNSEWFKFEVDDEDLQDEPLQITVLDHDTYSANDAIGKVYIDIDPLLCSEAATVISGWLPIYDTIHGIRGEINVLVKVDLFNDLNRFRQSSCGVKFFCTTSIPRCYRAVMVHGFVEELVVNEDPEYQWIDRIRTPRASNEARQRLIFLMSGELQRKIGLKVLEMGGNAVVGYLQCFDLEGESGLVVRAIGTGCTLEKISTLPATATHPSNSSPSKDMKEPGFGEEAPGVPLSSGPPNPLRAQTFSSFSPSKSYSRQSSSSDTELSLTPKTGMGSGGSAGKEAGPLKALLRQQTQSALEQREYPFFTLTAFPPGFLLHVGGVVSARSVKLLDRIHNPDEPETRDAWWEEIRQEIKSHAKALGCHAVVGYSESTSICEEVCILSASGTAAILSSRFMQDGPLDTEHRLSRQPLCVFSTGSERVEGDMGSSASLGFEEVVSPGCGFCHIPYDELNIPFPAQLTYCYCCRRYKVPDVLFTTIDLPNEANVTGKGCLIQARLCRTKKKAQGEGNATSISNLLPFLEYELHTQLMNKLKLRGMNALFGLRIQISVGETMLLGLASATGVYLTALPSPGGIQIAGKTPSDITYEQHISNMQKKINDTITKNKELYEINPPEVVEEIIGSPIPEPRQRSRLFRSHSESSDEVSELDLSHGKKDAFVLEIDDTDAVEDIHALLTDSPTPAGFYSCNTEIMPGIQNWTSAIQMFTSVRVFRLNNANLTNQGLNKIFSDLCENLLKSLYFKLRSMVPCCLCHLNFTVAIPEDELIQVAVTAVAMSFDKEQPLENGRQSGEKTLIKAITENDEQLQFNLELNAETTSPNPLSSPKGLSEVGSHPSARAPSVDYSSFADRCSSWIEQLKLKAHTIRRGSVKTTSSLEKASPLPEGRSRSLRSNRSYSGSSVAVVKMTPLSFIPGAKIIKYLGIINMFFIRETTSLREEGGVSGFLHTFIAEVFAMVRAHVAALGGNAVVSYSMKECVFMENPNKNQAQCLINVSGDAVIFVRESELESTSVQPQSATTNTSNGGEGT is encoded by the exons ATGCCTGGGAAGTTAAAGGCGAAGATTGTTGCCGGGCGGCACTTGCCCGTCATGGATCGTGCCAGCGATCTCACAGACGCCTTTGTGGAG GTCAAGTTTGGAAACACAACGTTTAAAACGGACGTGTACCCCAAATCCCTGAATCCTCAGTGGAATTCGGAGTGGTTCAAATTTGAG GTGGATGATGAGGATTTGCAAGATGAGCCGTTGCAGATAACCGTTCTTGACCACGACACATACAGTGCTAATGATGCCATAGGAAAGGTGTACATCGACATTGATCCACTGCTCTGCAGTGAAGCTGCTACCGTCATCTCTGGCTGGCTCCCTATCTACGACACCATTCACG GTATACGAGGGGAAATcaatgtgctggtgaaagtggATCTCTTCAATGACCTGAACCGCTTTAGACAGTCTTCATGTGGGGTTAAATTCTTCTGTA caacCTCCATTCCCAGATGTTACCGGGCCGTTATGGTACATGGCTTTGTGGAAGAGCTTGTGGTAAACGAGGATCCAGAATACCAGTGGATCGACCGTATCAGAACCCCTCGAGCTTCAAATGAGGCCAGACAGAGACTCATCTTTCTCATGTCAG GTGAATTGCAGAGGAAGATAGGTCTGAAGGTGCTGGAGATGGGAGGGAATGCAGTAGTGGGGTACCTACAGTGTTTTGACCTAGAAGGAGAATCAGGCCTTGTGGTTCGTGCCATCGGGACAGGCTGCACACTTGAGAAAATCAGCACACTCCCTGCCACAGCCACACACCCCAGCAACTCCTCTCCTTCAAAAGACATGAAAGA GCCAGGGTTTGGGGAGGAGGCCCCAGGCGTCCCGTTATCCTCAGGACCCCCCAACCCTCTGAGAGCACAAACCTTCTCCTCCTTCTCCCCCTCCAAGTCCTACAGTCGCCAGTCCTCCTCCTCTGACACCGAACTCAGCCTAACCCCCAAAACCG GAATGGGAAGTGGTGGCAGTGCAGGGAAGGAGGCGGGCCCTCTTAAAGCTCTTCTGAGGCAGCAGACCCAATCAGCACTGGAGCAGAGA gaatACCCTTTCTTCACGTTGACCGCCTTCCCTCCCGGATTTCTCCTTCATGTGGGAGGCGTGGTCAGTGCGCGCTCAGTAAAGCTTCTGGATCGAATACACAACCCAG aTGAGCCGGAGACACGCGATGCATGGTGGGAGGAGATTCGTCAGGAAATAAAGTCTCATGCCAAAGCTCTCGGCTGCCACGCTGTGGTGGGGTACAGCGAGTCCACCAGCATCTG TGAGGAGGTGTGTATTCTGTCAGCTTCAGGCACCGCGGCAATCCTTAGCTCCCGGTTCATGCAGGACGGCCCGCTGGACACCGAACACAGGTTGTCACGGCAACCGCTTTGTGTCTTTTCTACAGGGTCAGAGAGGGTCGAGGGGGATATGGGTAGTTCAGCCTCGCTAGG ATTTGAGGAGGTCGTGTCCCCTGGCTGCGGGTTTTGTCACATACCATACGATGAGTTGAATATACCATTTCCTGCTCAACTCACCTATTGCTACTGTTGTCGCCGCTACAAAGTGCCCGATGTCCTCTTCACCACGATTGACTTGCCTAATGAAGCCAACGTCACCGGGAAGGGCTGCCTGATTCAGGCCAG GCTGTGCCGGACTAAAAAGAAGGCGCAAGGAGAAGGGAACGCCACATCGATTAGCAATCTTCTGCCATTTTTAGAGTACGAACTCCACACGCAGCTGATGAACAAACTGAAGCTACGAGGCATGAATGCTTTGTTTGGTCTGCGTATCCAAATAAGTGTTGGAGAGACCATGCTGCTAGGATTAGCG TCTGCAACAGGAGTTTATCTGACAGCTTTGCCCAGTCCTGGAGGAATCCAGATTGCAGGAAAAACTCCCAGTGACATCACATACGAGCAGCATATCTCTAATATGCAGAAGAAAATCAATGACACCATCACTAAAAACAAAGAACTGTACGAAATCAACCCTCCT GAGGTTGTCGAAGAGATCATTGGTTCGCCGATCCCTGAGCCCCGTCAGAGGTCTCGCCTCTTTCGTTCTCATTCAGAGAGTTCAGATGAGGTTTCAGAACTAGACCTATCCCATGGGAAAAAGGATGCCTTTGTATTGGAG attgATGACACTGATGCTGTGGAAGATATACATGCCCTTCTGACGGATTCCCCCACCCCAGCAG GATTCTACAGCTGCAACACTGAAATAATGCCTGGGATTCAGAACTGGACTTCAGCTATACAG ATGTTTACCTCTGTGAGGGTCTTCCGCCTTAACAACGCCAACTTAACCAATCAGGGACTGAATAAAATTTTCAGTGACCTCTGTGAGAATCTGCTGAAG AGTTTGTACTTCAAACTACGGTCAATGGTCCCCTGTTGTCTTTGTCACTTGAACTTCACCGTAGCCATACCTGAAGATGAGCTCATTCAG GTGGCGGTGACAGCTGTGGCAATGAGCTTTGACAAAGAGCAACCTTTGGAGAATGGCAGACAAAGTGGGGAAAAGACACTGATAAAGG CCATAACAGAAAATGATGAGCAGCTTCAGTTCAATCTGGAGCTCAATGCTGAAACTACTTCTCCCAATCCTCTCAGTTCCCCCAAAG gtCTATCAGAGGTTGGCAGCCATCCGTCAGCCAGAG cccCCTCAGTTGATTACAGTTCCTTTGCAGACAGATGCAGCTCCTGGATAGAGCAGCTTAAACTGAAAGCTCACACCATAAGACGCGGATCGGTTAAAACAA CATCATCTCTGGAGAAGGCCAGCCCGTTGCCTGAAGGTCGCTCTCGTTCTCTTCGTTCAAATCGTTCCTACTCAGGCAGTTCTGTCGCAGTCGTCAAAATGACCCCACTCTCTTTCATTCCTGGAGCAAAGATCATCAAATACCTAGGCATCATCAACATGTTCTTCATTAGAGAGACCACCTCACTCAGAGAG GAGGGAGGTGTGAGTGGGTTTCTGCATACGTTTATTGCTGAAGTGTTTGCGATGGTTCGTGCCCACGTCGCTGCTCTTGGAGGAAATGCTGTCGTCTCCTACAGCATGAAggagtgtgtgttcatggaGAACCCCAACAAGaaccag gcgCAGTGCCTAATCAATGTCAGTGGGGatgctgttatttttgtcaGAGAATCTGAACTCGAGTCGACTTCAGTACAGCCACAGTCAGCCACCACAAACACCTCCAACGGCGGGGAAGGAACGTGA